Part of the Panicum virgatum strain AP13 chromosome 4N, P.virgatum_v5, whole genome shotgun sequence genome is shown below.
TGTTGTTTGTTATAATCGCctgtggtacgttcttgtgccTTTGCATAGTGTTTTATCCATATTCCATTCATAGCATGTCTTTTTCATGTCACTGCATCACACTAATGCATGCATCTCATTTTATGCATAGCATTTCTTGCACAATCATTGCATCATGCTAATTCTGGcatctcattcatgcattatagtgactgaaCCGTCAGAGAACGAACCCATagagcccaccgagtccgttgagTCTGAACCCGGAGTCCAGCTCGTGGTCGAGCCTGAAGTTAACCcgggcaagcagctaagcataattCCTTGCACCATCTAATTTGGCTAGCTTAGTTATCTCACTTGAGTAATattgggttatatatattatgtatgtattgtattcttgtacctactttgatgcaCTATCTTTCCTTGAATTGTTCAACCATGTCCTTGCCACACATTAGTCAGTTACTCACTTAACATGACTAAATACTGAGCTATGCTTAGAATAATCTTTTCGCTTACTACAAAGGATAGTTTGGAGTATGACACTtaccggttacccttgatcgcactggttcggtttAGTGGTAAGGGTTTGGTAtgatcgagattcgagcggaatggtagggcctagagaatgaaatcacatgggcatagtccgcttggatcgattaaggaccgagtggataatgtcggttttgagcacttttccgtgctaccacatatccaatataatggtatgaatgagccaattaccttctttgacttgatcattgaggcCCGGTCAcagatacgtggccaagggctatgcagggaggcttagtgtgtccccgggtggaactatgtgtaggaaagtttagagatgttccggtggaactaagtctccacacgcaagctgggcgtactctcaacggttgagccttattgggaacggttgacgcgagtaccctcttatccaactttagcgggttgggtgagtcgcatggtccttacGTCGTGTGgataaagtagtacacccttgcaagattataatcaattcgaattgccgcgctctcggttatgagtaAGCTCTTTATCTcatgaactcctcatagaaTTTCGATTATGATGAGAATGGTTCATGTTACAGCTATGATCAGTTATAGATTATCTTACTCTTAATCAACAAAAATTGGTTGGGGTTGGaaaagattaattaattctgataggtgatagtgtagagagctaatgcttataCAATAAATACTTaatcttaaagcttttacttgagccattgcatgatccttatttatttaatcgcgtaagtcttgcgagtaccttttgtactcaggttgctttctagacctagttgcaggtgagtcggaagtggtgttcggccacttctaccccgccgatcctggtgcgggggaggagtaggtcgttgaggctatgatggtgtccttgagcaagacacCATTATCTTAGGTATGTTTTTATCGTAGCCGAACTCCGTTAGAGTATGTAAATACAATAAATTTTAAGTTTCGGTTTAATATGTCTTTTGTGAGCCTAAGGCTTgtaaaggaagtttgaacccacctatatcgaacttgtaatattaaatgtataaaactgctctttgtgaaTCATCGGCAATGTACGTGCTTGTATaacggtacgtgtgcttaatcctgggcatgtggcaaacacataccgggactaccggatttgcggTCGTTTTAGGTGaattgtgttgattaagtgTCTCTAAGATGTGAATTAACACAAAATATGTATAGAGACGGACACATATTAATTTTCATCTTAataaattaatcaataattttcaTTTAAACCGAGTGCAAATTAGAGATTCTCACAGCGCGCGACCTCCCCTCCCCCACCGTCCGTGCGCCCGCCGCCACGTCGCACGCGGCCAGCAGCAGGCAGGCATCGCTCTCGCAGTCTCGCTCGCCCGCCGCCCCCTCGCTCCGGCGCGAACCGACGAAACGCCCCGTCGCCGTCCGCCCTCTCCTCGGCGCGGCACGGGCCCGACACGCCCGCACCGGCGCCCGGCACCACCCCGCAGTCCCGcacccgtcgccgtcgccatcgcgGCGCCACGCGACCCAGCCGCCCCGCGGGACCCCCACGGCACGTGTGCCCAGCCCCCGCCAGCCTCCGTTCCCGTCCGCAAGCCGCCGTCGTCCGCCAGCCGCGGcgctagttttttttctttctttgacaAAATTGGATCTAtactattaaaaaaattaatcttTAAATATATACCACTAAAAAATTTATGTATAGATATATAACATTAAAAAATGGGATGTTATAGCTACATACCATTCTGTTTGTGTACGTTACCTTCATTcgttagttttatttttttctttgccAATACAGATAATGAAGTTACAGTCTTGCCCTTAGCCCTTCCATCAGAACCTTCACGCAAGCACGGAAGGCCCCAGGCGCTCGGCCCTCTCCTCAACTTGCCCCCGCGCGAAGGGCTGGCGACCGGCGGCGACCTCCCAGGCGACACCTCTCCTCAGCGGCACGCTCTTCCGGCAGTGGTCGCCTCCTCCGTCCTGCCCTCTACAGTGCGTATCCTAGTTTGCTCTGTTCTGAATCTTATCAATTTTATTTGCAATTCATACCTAGTTTGCTGTTTTGTGAGGAGGCGCAGCTGGAGCACGCACAGCGGAGCACGCCGGTGCCCATGTGCTGCTTAGCGTGGAggtcgccgccgcgtcctccctCACCTCATGCGCCGTCGACTACCCCTCCgcgcagctcgcggcggcggcccccgtCGGCGCACGCTTTACGTTgtcgacggcagcagcagcttgcCGCTGCAGGCAGCCCCATTAGCGCACGTGGCCGTGGGAGTGAGCAGTGGTCGGCGGCAGTCGAGCAGGGGAGCGAGCAGCATCGCGCAAACGgaggagcgagcggcggcgcgtagGCGTTGGAGTGAGCAGCGGCcgtcgggcgggcggcgcgttgGCAGCAAGGGTAAAATGGTCATAGTTAATTTGGAGTTAACTTAGAGTTAGCAGAATCACCCTATTCGGCTGCACCAGCTgcagctgcggctgcggctgccgccgacgctgctgctgttgagcgATGGTGCGACTGTGGCGGGTATTGTTGTTGGTGAGCGCATAGCTGGACCGATGTAGAGCCACCTAACGGCTGCCTGCAGTTGGAATCAGCCCAGCCAGCTGCAAGTAGTGCAGCCGAACGGAGTGATTGATATATAGCTGTAGCATTCAATTTTTTTGATGGTATATATCTATACATAGATCTTTTAATGgtatatattttaaatttgGTTTTTTATGGTATAATCTAATTTTGCCTTCTTTTTAACCAACGGCCGCTGCCGCGGCGCGCCGCACAGCAGCGCCCGCCCACGAGCacgggccttgtttggtttgacAATAAAACTAGTGCGCACGTTTTTCGAaaagagaatctcgcatgcatgaagtactaaatggagtccatttgcaaaatctttttaggtatgtgtgtaacttttcgcgacgaatctaatgacggtaattaatcgatgattagctaTAGTGATGGTACAGTAACCATTTTCTAATCGCGCGGtaaaagacctcattagattctttagagTCACTAGCGCGGAGATtctaaaattagttttgtaaacagATTTTGTTTGACATCGTAATTAGTGGTTAAAGTTATTACTATTTCTAGCACACTATAATTATAACACGAACCAAACAAGACCACGACCCTGCCGTGCGGCTGCTGGCCGCTTGCTTCAGGAGCGCCCCCCCCCCGAATTtttttaacctatttttcaattttattttaaaaataacccaCCTGGATATATATTTGCATATCTAATTTTTTTGGTCGCGCCGGTCTGAGTGGCGTGACAAAAACacgctgtcgcgccacatgcattaGCGTGACAAGATGTGCCGTGTTGGCACGCTTCGGAGCGCTCGGAAGGGGTCTGCCAGCTCATATTCCATGTGTCAaccttgtcacgccactccCACCGGCGTGACAGTACAGCCTTGTCACGCCACCCCTGCTGGCGTGACAAGGTCTGACTTTAGAAAAATAATATCTTTTTTCATACAAACTTGGatggagatgatttttatacgaaaattgtagctctcaacgagatctacaactttgtagttttgaatttttttcatttaaagtcattAAGATGGTTAAATAATTGATTTAAATTTTTGACAGCATATTAAGCGCTTTATCTCTATCGTATCATCTCTAACTTGACATGTTTATCATAGTTCTATAAATTAAGTTATATATAATGtttgatatatgaaataatatggaataaataataatagttcgataagagatacaatgagaaatcaaactatATCATTCTTGTGTATGAAATATAATGCAACACCCTAAATATTGATTATAGCTATAAGCTAGATCAagtatttttttgaaagattaagatcttaaaatatgataacagtttgaaaaagataCAAATGTGTAAGTTTTATACTATTAATTAAGTGGTTTAGATGAAATGAGTATTTTATTGTTCTCTATCTTATGGCCTTTTTTCACTGTATCTCATTTGGTCAGCGCAACGCTTATCGATTGCACTGCTTGGTTTGGCTAGCCAAGATCATCGCTCGAGGTGCCTCCATGGTCCCATCactctagatatatattatattaataagtAAGTGTTgttatagaaaaaaaagagtcaccacgttcgtcgagagggtctagaaatttatATATTAATCTAAAAAGGAGAAGGATTTACACAATTGGATTTTACAAATAACTAATGATCTAAACTGACTCAAGAGGCCATATCATATACAATTGAAAAATATCTAATTTCATAATtaaagaattaaaaaaaattagaatataATTATAGAGTCCATGCCGAATACAAAAATTCGTCAGACTTTCCCACCCAATCAAGACTACGCCGTATGACACATCTAATGGGGATCAAAACAGGTTGATCCTGATAGATGGAAGTAAAATGATGGGGTCAAAACAACATAATATATGGATGCAAAAGAATGACACAATTATTGATTGTTTTATATGCTTATTTGTATATGGGCTTCCAACAATGTCAGGGACCGTAAGAAATTCGGCACAACGGTAGTAGAGAAGTCTCCATACAGGTGGTGGTGGCAAAACGGCTGTACATATGCACATGTAACTTCGGAGTTGATTTGTACAAAATAGATATAATGTATATGCACGTAATTTGATAGGCAATGTGAAAATATGTATAATAAGACTTAGTGATGTATAGTGGTTGAAGAACAAATTCTAGAAGAACAAATAAAATAGCCTCCTACAACAAAGTAtttataataaaaaaacaaaacatagCAAAACTAACCACGCTATTAGCATGGACCAACTCACAAGTTAAAGCTATAATTAATAATAGCTAGAGTGTTGAATTATATTCCGTACTCAATGATGATatagtttgatttctcattgtatctcttatcgaattattattatttagtccatattatttcatatatcaaacattatatagaacttaatttgtagaaccatgataaacatgtcaagttagagatgatccgatagagataaagtgcttaatatgctgtcaaaagtttaaatcaattatttaaccattttaatgacttcaaatgaaaaaactcaaaactacaaagttgtagatctcgttgaaagctacaatttttgtataaaaatcatctccatccgagttcgtatgaaaAAGATATTATTTTTCTAAAGTCAGACCTTGTCACGCCAGCGCGGGTGACGTGACAAGGCTGTACTGTCACGCCGGTGGGAGTGGCGTGACAAGATTGACACGTGAAATATGAGCTGGCAGACCCCTTCCGAGCGCTCTGAAGCGTGCCAACGTGACACATCTTATCAcgccaatgcatgtggcgcgacaatGTGTTTTTGTCACGCCACGCAGACCGGCATGACCAAAAGGGTTAGATATGCAAATATATATCCGGAtgagttatttttaaaataaaattgaaaaataggttaaaaataaaaaaaatattcacaCGCTCGCGCGCCGCGGCCATTAGTTTACTCCGCCCCTGCCGCGGCCAGCGCCAGCCGCGCAGCGCGCCCCGCCCGCCGTCCCCATTTTTAAAGGGTTATTTACAATTTCGAACTATACCCTCAAACATGCCATTTTATACGTATTTGATTCTCCTGGACCCACGTGCAGGCTCTGGTATTTTCGTATGGACCAAAATGCCCCTGCTTCCTCTCCACCCTCCACTCACTTACTTCTGGGCCCCACATGTTAGCTTCTTCTTCTATCCTTTCTTCCCTAGCCGCTGTCGCCGCCCTCCACCCCCAGCGTGCACCCCCGGCCCTGTGCGCGCACCCCGGCCGCGTTgtcggaggtggagaagacGGCGGTCGTCGGAGCGGCGCCGGAGAGTCCGCCCGCCTCGCACGCGAGGTGGCGCGGGTACTTGACGACTGTCGCGCCTCTCTCGCCGTGCACCAACGGAAGCTACGGGAGCTCGCGGCGATCTTCGCCACCCTTGGAGGCAGCGGCTACTTCCTCTCCGCTTTTCTGCGTCGCTGTCACGCCGCTCTTCGAGCTCGCTCGCCGGTCCGTGGGATCCGGCCGCGTCGCCTGCTTCGTCGTCGCGGCCGAgcggggcggggccggcgcggcCGAGCAGGGCGGGCGTgcgcggagcggagcggcggcgcacggggcaAGCGCAAAATGGCGAGGCCGCGTGGAGCAGCAACGACGCAGGGCCAGCGCGGAGCCAGAGAGCTCGAGGAGGGGATAATCACGAGTTTGATGGTGTCTCGCGGGATGAGCTACTTGCCGAACCAGAACATTTGGGTTGGGCTTGCCGAACACGGACCTCATGGTCGCCTCCAGCGCCACCATGGCACGGCGGCTCCGGCCAGTTCCAGCGGAGGCGGGAGCGTGCGAGCTCCCTCGGCAGCGCAGGCGAGCCCTGGGGCCACGCCGTTCGGGGTCCACGCCCGCGCTCCACCGCGCCGTTCCGGGTCCGCGCCCGAGCTCGGCGTCCTCCATCGCCAGCGCCCCTCCGCCCCGCCGTGCCGAGCTAGCCCATGCGGAGCCCCTCCTCCCAGATccgcccgcgctcgccggcgctgcGGCCCCGCGCTCTCCCGCGCTGCGGACCCCGCGCTCTCCCGCGCTCTCCCGCGCTGCGGACACGCCCGCTCCTCGCCTCCGCGAGCAGAGGAGGGCGAGTCCGGCGGGCGAGcagaggagggcggcgccggcggggaggcgctCGTGGAGGAGGGAGGATGGAGCAGGCACGCGGAGGGAGGACTCACCGGCGTCGGGGAGGTTGAGGGCGCGGGCTCGCCCCCCCAGGAGGCAGGTGCAGGCGCCGTCGTGGGGATGAAGAAgagcagaggaaggagaagaatagATGGTGGaaggggatgacatgtggggtcccGATGTCAGTGAGTGGAGAGAGAGGATTACAACAAGGGTATTTTGGTCTATACGATAATACGGACGTCTGATTGTGGGCCCAAGGTCGTCGAAAACGTAGAAAATGGCATGTTTGAGGGTTCAaacgaattgtaatggcatcgtTCGGAATAGGTGAATTGTAGTGGTATAATTTAGAAGTTGCACAATTATAATGGCATACATCAAATTAACTTTTTTTAAACCCCGCTTGTCTCCCTCCTCCGCCTTCCCTCCCTCGCGTCCCAGTCCCAGCTCCGCACCTCCACCACCCACGTGCCTCGGCGAGCGGGAGCACGCGCGGAGTGACAGCCGGGACGCGGAGGCCTGGtagcggctgctgccgcgggagaggcggcggtggaggcttcACAGCGCGCCTGAGTCGAGGCGCTGCTGATGAGCCGGCGCCccggcacggcggcgacggtgtgGCGGTGGGCAGCGAAGATTCACTCGGCGGATTCACGCGGGTGCTCGCCTTGCGCCTCAGCTGATCCCGAATTTTGTACTCCGACCTGCGCCTTGCCGCTCACTTTGGCCAGAAAGGGCGCGCCTTCCTAGCAAGTACCTGCTACTAGTTCATAAAAGCTGGTGGTGGGCTGTGGGAGAAGGTGGGGGTGGATATTCGCGTGTCCGGACAAGGGATTCGGATCAGGATCTCGCGAGATGAAGGATCAGGGATCGGGTGGCGTCACGCCCAGCCCAGCGGAAGGTGAGATTTCCCTTGCTCATGTCTGCTGTACTTTGCTTGCAGTCCAATTTCTGGTGGATTTATTGCATTCATCTTAAGCATTGCTGAATTCAGCATCTTGTCATGATTCATGGGCCATCACCAATTCACCATTCAGGTGTCTGGCAATCTCAGTTGGTCCTAGTCGTTGCCTATGGCTAATTGCAACGAAATTTAGTTCATGAATTCTCTTTTCTCAACTTGGGATGCAATACGTGTAATAATTAGTAGTTCTCGGTTTGCAAAGCAGGGGATAAGAAACCCATCAACTCGGAGCTGTGGCATGCTTGTGCCGGCCCCCTGGTGTCGTTGCCGCCCGTGGGCAGCCTCGTCGTGTACTTCCCACAGGGCCATAGCGAACAGGTGCTGGATTTGTCAGTTTACTGAAGGACTGAGCTGAgtcatgtaattatttctgtTACATTTCTTGTTCTGGTAATTCTTTTTTAGGTTGCTGCTTCGATGCATAAGGAGCTGGACACCATCCCCAGCTACCCATCTCTGCCTTCTAAGTTGATATGCAAGCTTCTAAGTCTCACCTTACATGTATGTCAATGCTAGTTCCCCACTTAGTTTAGCTGTATCtgcttttttctttcctttttatgTTTCACTAATTGGGCACTTGGAACATATTTCTTGTGCAGGCAGATTCTGAAACGGATGAAGTTTATGCCCAGATGACACTTCAGCCTGTTAACAAAGTATGTGAGCATTATTTTGGAAAAGTTATTTCTTTGTTAATTTCTTCAATGGAAGTGAAATATTTCTTTCTCAATGCTACTAGTATGATCGAGACGCAATGCTGGCATCCGAACTGGGCctgaaacaaaacaaacaaccgGCAGAATTCTTTTGCAAGACGTTGACAGCAAGCGACACAAGTTCACATGGGGGATTCTCAGTGCCACGCCGAGCAGCAGAGAAGATATTTCCACCACTAGTATGTAAAGTTTCTTCATAacattggaattttttggaTGGATTTCTGAATTTATCAGATGCAATAAGTACCTCCCTTACCAGGGTAACCTGTTCGATAGGACTTTACGATGCAACCACCAGCCCAAGAACTCATTGCCAAGGATCTGCATGATATTTCATGGAAATTCCGACACATTTATCGAGGTACAGAAAATTGCCAAGCACTCAAATAATATGTGCACATGAACTTTGTGCTGTATAATAAATTGTTATGAAGCTATGTCTCACTGTCAGAATTTCATGGATCAATCGTTTACATTTGGTCCTTTGCAATTATTCACCATTCTTTTTGTCCGTGAAAATTTTCAATCAGAAGCATTATGTACATATCACTGTTCTTTATCTGCACATGCAGGTCAACCAAAGAGGCATCTTTTGACTACTGGTTGGAGTGTCTTCGTCAGTACAAAGAGGCTTTTAGCTGGTGATTCAGTTCTCTTTATAAGGTAAATATCCTCAATATTAGACATTGAAAAAGATATATGTGTCGCTAAACAATTACAGAAAACATGGTTcctactttttttttccagggatgAGAAATCTCAGCTTCTCTTAGGCATACGTCGTGCTAGCAGACCCCAACCAGCTCTGTCATCATCAGTTTTATCAAGTGACAGCATGCACATTGGAATTCTGGCAGCTGCAGCCCATGCTGCAGCAAATAGTAGTCCATTTACTATTTTCTATAATCCAAGGTATTTTAGTTGTTAATTGTATCGTATAAGCTTTTTCTGCCAATAGTCAGGCTAATGAATCATACTATTCTTTGGATAGGGCAAGCCCATCAGAATTTGTAATCCCTTTAGCAAAATACAATAAGGCTTTGTATACGCAAGTCTCCCTTGGCATGCGATTCAGAATGCTCTTTGAGACAGAGGATTCAGGGGTAAGAAGATATATGGGCACGATCACAGGGATTGGCGACTTGGATCCAATCCGGTGGAAGAATTCTCATTGGCGAAACCTTCAGGTTTGccattcatctttttttttaattctgcAGCGACATCCATTTAATTCAGCTACGTCTAGTAAAAAGTTAGCTGTGTCAACAAGTGAAGTTGCACTACCCTGATGCTATAAATATTTTTGATAAGATTTGCCTAACACTATATGGAAATGATATTCGAAGACTAGCATAAAGGATAGTAGCTTCATCTGATTTCATCTATCTTTTCCACTTTAGGTTGGTTGGGATGAATCAACAGCATCTGAGAGGCGCACTCGTGTTTCAATATGGGAGATTGAACCCGTCGCTACACCATTTTATATATGCCCACCGCCATTTTTCAGGCCAAAACTTCCTAAGCAGCCTGGAATGCCAGGTACAGATAATGCGATATCATGGTTTCTACCTTACGGGAAAATAATGCAATACGTGGACAGTCTCAAATTTTGGCCTTCTAATCCCTTTTTAGTTCGGTTTTTTCTTTGCATTTGTTAAACCAATTGACTGTCATGTGCCACATTGTATCCTTATGTTGGAGAAGATCTATTTCGTGAATTTGTCCATACTCTTTCTTGTGTATAACCTTGACGCATCAACAATTAGCAAGTGTGGGCTACTTGTTGATGATCCTTGATATAAGTTGCATAGACATGGAAATTCCCTTTCATGAACTTAGTTCTTCTTCCTTATGTATAAGCTAGACCTCAACTGTGAGCAAGCATAGTGGGCTTATGTTGATCCTTTTGTTGGACTTATTTATTGTTCATGTATCTATTATTTGCACCTTTCCATTTTTCTGAAGATATATTGTCCTTCTGTAAAATGAATCTTGCAGATGATGAGAATGAGGTTGAAAGTGCTTTCAAAAGAGCGATGCCGTGGCTTGCTGATGACTTCGCTTTGAAAGATGTCCAAAATGCATTATTTCCAGGCCTGAGCCTAGTTCAATGGATGGCCATGCAGCAAAATCCTCAGATGCTAACAGCTGGTGCCCCTTCTGTACAGTCTCAATACTTGACCTCTAATGCACTGGGTATGCAGGATGGGATTGGCAATGTCAATGAAGATCCAGCAAAAAGATTGAGTATGCAGGCCCAAAATATTGGCTTACCTAATTTACAGGCTGGTACAAAAGTGGACCACCCTGCACTTACTTCATtagctcagcagcagcagcagccgcaccaTGTATTGCAACAGCAGCAGGTCCAACCACTGCAGCAAAGTTCTACGATTCTTCAGCAACAGCAAGCCCAGCTGTTGCAGCAGAATGCCATTCacttgcagcagcagcaagaacaaCTCCAACGGCAACAGTCACAGCCACCACAGCAGTTGAAGGCTCCTGCATCTCTTCAGCCAATGGACCAGCACAAGCTGAAAGAGCAACAGCCTCCAGGTGGACAAGCTGTCTCGCAAGCACAATTGTTAAACCAGATTTTGCAACCGTCGTCCTCTCAGCTTCAACAGCTGGGTTTACCCAAATCACCTACACAACGGCCAGGGTTACCAGGTTTAACAACCATGGGTTCTTTGCCTCAACCACAATTAACTCAGAGTCCACAGCTGCAACAAACAGCTGAATACCAGCAGGCACTCCTACAAAGTCAACAACCCCAGCTACAACAACTATCACAATcagagctgcagctgcagctgcttcAAAAGattcaacaacaaaatttacttTCTCAGCTGAACTCACAGCATCAGTCCCAGCTGATCCAACAATTATCTCAGAAAAGCCAGGAAATTCTCCAACAACAAGTTCTTCAACATCAGTTAGGTGGCGCTGATGCTATGGGCCAGCTCAAGCATTTGCAACAAACACCTTTGAACCACATGACAGGATCCATGACACCCCAGCAACTTGTAAGATCACACTCAGCACTTGTTGAGAGCGAAGAACCATCCAGCTCAACAGTTCCGTCTGGCAGTCGTGTCTCTCCAATAAATTCATTGAGTAGAGCTCAGCAAGGAAGCAGAAATTTGCCTGAGATACCATCAACGCCACATATTGAGCACCTACTTCAGGAAATTCAAAGTAAGTCAGATAATCGAATCAAGAATGATATACAAGGTAGTAAAGAAACAGTCCATGCACCTAGTCGGCATCCAGCTTCAGATCAACTTGACGCATCATCTACGACCTCCTTTTGTTTAGATGAGAGCCCACGAGAAGGTTTTTCCTTTCCTCCAGTTTGTTTGGATAGCAATGCTCAAGTTGATCCAAGAGATAACTTTCTTATTGCAGAAAATGTGGATACATTAATGCCTGATGCCCTGCTGTCAAGAGGGATGTCTTCAGGAAAGGGTATATGCAATCTACCTTCTGGACAAAGGGATCATAGGGATGTGGAGAACGAGCTATCCTctgctgcattcagctcccaGTCATTTGGTGTGCCTGACATGTCTTTTAAGCCTGGATGTTCAAGTGATGTAGCTGTTGCTGATGGTGGAATGGCAAGCCAAGGTTTGTGGAACAGTCAAACACAACGGATGAGAACTTTCACTAAGGTTAGTTACTTGGTAACACTTACCTAAGAATGCACGTACTGTGCATACCTATAATCTATATATTGAGCCCGTGCTCTCAACGCCATCAACTAGTCTAATATTCTCTTAGAAGCATTTTTGATGCATTTATAAAAATTGATCTTCttatgcatattttttttaaatagtaGTTTGGACATGTTCCTGCAAATTCATGAGAAACTCTATGAACTGATATGGAGGTGTTATGAATACTAGTGCAGTTCTTAGTTTGGCACAGAAAGTTGCTTTTGTGACATTAAGGAATACATATATATTTGCATGCTATGAGTTTACTTTCCAGCGTTCCATAAATGGGATAAATTGTTCCCTGACGTAGGGTGCATGTAGCTAAAAACTCCAATAATGAAGATATGTACTACTTAGGTTTACGATAATATTTTCGGTCTCCAACTCTTTTTTTGGTCTTGGCTGAATACGGTGCTATATTTGACTCGGTTATTCCTATGCGCCAAGCTGATATGTAAGGGCGCACTTGTCCATTAATCGCACACTGACCTTTTATAACTACCTTTAGCTTACGTTACATGTCCAATCATCTTGTTTTGAAGGTTCAAAAACGTGGATCTGTGGGGAGATCAATTGATATAACACGATACCGAGGTTATGAGGATCTCCGGCATGATCTCGCATGCATGTTTGGTATTCAAGGGCAGCTTGAAGATCCCTACAGAACGGATTGGAAACTGGTCTATGTTGATCATGAAAATGACATCCTACTTGTTGGGGATGACCCCTGGGAGTAAGTTCTTCTCTTCCTTTCATATCTTTGGTGCCGTGCCATCCGTACCAtgatgttttttcttttttttttaaaaaaaaact
Proteins encoded:
- the LOC120669944 gene encoding auxin response factor 16 isoform X2, with the translated sequence MKDQGSGGVTPSPAEGDKKPINSELWHACAGPLVSLPPVGSLVVYFPQGHSEQVAASMHKELDTIPSYPSLPSKLICKLLSLTLHADSETDEVYAQMTLQPVNKYDRDAMLASELGLKQNKQPAEFFCKTLTASDTSSHGGFSVPRRAAEKIFPPLDFTMQPPAQELIAKDLHDISWKFRHIYRGQPKRHLLTTGWSVFVSTKRLLAGDSVLFIRDEKSQLLLGIRRASRPQPALSSSVLSSDSMHIGILAAAAHAAANSSPFTIFYNPRASPSEFVIPLAKYNKALYTQVSLGMRFRMLFETEDSGVRRYMGTITGIGDLDPIRWKNSHWRNLQVGWDESTASERRTRVSIWEIEPVATPFYICPPPFFRPKLPKQPGMPDDENEVESAFKRAMPWLADDFALKDVQNALFPGLSLVQWMAMQQNPQMLTAGAPSVQSQYLTSNALGMQDGIGNVNEDPAKRLSMQAQNIGLPNLQAGTKVDHPALTSLAQQQQQPHHVLQQQQVQPLQQSSTILQQQQAQLLQQNAIHLQQQQEQLQRQQSQPPQQLKAPASLQPMDQHKLKEQQPPGGQAVSQAQLLNQILQPSSSQLQQLGLPKSPTQRPGLPGLTTMGSLPQPQLTQSPQLQQTAEYQQALLQSQQPQLQQLSQSELQLQLLQKIQQQNLLSQLNSQHQSQLIQQLSQKSQEILQQQVLQHQLGGADAMGQLKHLQQTPLNHMTGSMTPQQLVRSHSALVESEEPSSSTVPSGSRVSPINSLSRAQQGSRNLPEIPSTPHIEHLLQEIQSKSDNRIKNDIQGSKETVHAPSRHPASDQLDASSTTSFCLDESPREGFSFPPVCLDSNAQVDPRDNFLIAENVDTLMPDALLSRGMSSGKGICNLPSGQRDHRDVENELSSAAFSSQSFGVPDMSFKPGCSSDVAVADGGMASQGLWNSQTQRMRTFTKVQKRGSVGRSIDITRYRGYEDLRHDLACMFGIQGQLEDPYRTDWKLVYVDHENDILLVGDDPWEEFVSCVKSIKILSSAEVQQMSLDGDLGCIPPQAQACSASDDANAWRA
- the LOC120669944 gene encoding auxin response factor 16 isoform X1, which encodes MKDQGSGGVTPSPAEAGDKKPINSELWHACAGPLVSLPPVGSLVVYFPQGHSEQVAASMHKELDTIPSYPSLPSKLICKLLSLTLHADSETDEVYAQMTLQPVNKYDRDAMLASELGLKQNKQPAEFFCKTLTASDTSSHGGFSVPRRAAEKIFPPLDFTMQPPAQELIAKDLHDISWKFRHIYRGQPKRHLLTTGWSVFVSTKRLLAGDSVLFIRDEKSQLLLGIRRASRPQPALSSSVLSSDSMHIGILAAAAHAAANSSPFTIFYNPRASPSEFVIPLAKYNKALYTQVSLGMRFRMLFETEDSGVRRYMGTITGIGDLDPIRWKNSHWRNLQVGWDESTASERRTRVSIWEIEPVATPFYICPPPFFRPKLPKQPGMPDDENEVESAFKRAMPWLADDFALKDVQNALFPGLSLVQWMAMQQNPQMLTAGAPSVQSQYLTSNALGMQDGIGNVNEDPAKRLSMQAQNIGLPNLQAGTKVDHPALTSLAQQQQQPHHVLQQQQVQPLQQSSTILQQQQAQLLQQNAIHLQQQQEQLQRQQSQPPQQLKAPASLQPMDQHKLKEQQPPGGQAVSQAQLLNQILQPSSSQLQQLGLPKSPTQRPGLPGLTTMGSLPQPQLTQSPQLQQTAEYQQALLQSQQPQLQQLSQSELQLQLLQKIQQQNLLSQLNSQHQSQLIQQLSQKSQEILQQQVLQHQLGGADAMGQLKHLQQTPLNHMTGSMTPQQLVRSHSALVESEEPSSSTVPSGSRVSPINSLSRAQQGSRNLPEIPSTPHIEHLLQEIQSKSDNRIKNDIQGSKETVHAPSRHPASDQLDASSTTSFCLDESPREGFSFPPVCLDSNAQVDPRDNFLIAENVDTLMPDALLSRGMSSGKGICNLPSGQRDHRDVENELSSAAFSSQSFGVPDMSFKPGCSSDVAVADGGMASQGLWNSQTQRMRTFTKVQKRGSVGRSIDITRYRGYEDLRHDLACMFGIQGQLEDPYRTDWKLVYVDHENDILLVGDDPWEEFVSCVKSIKILSSAEVQQMSLDGDLGCIPPQAQACSASDDANAWRA